The Drosophila innubila isolate TH190305 chromosome 2L unlocalized genomic scaffold, UK_Dinn_1.0 4_B_2L, whole genome shotgun sequence genome segment CGACAGCAGTGAAACAGGACTATAACGAATATATGTGGACTATGCGCAAGGAGTTTGACGAACCTGAACCCGAGTCTGAAAGCGTATCCGTTGTCCGCGagaatttatcaaatattGGTCGCGAGGCGGCAAGTTTAGGCAATTATCACAAGGTTGATTCGCCCGAGTAAATTTCGTTTTTGCAATCAATTTGTTAATATCTTCAgattttacttatttacttaGTTGTGCGTGTctctgtatatgtgtgtgtgtctgtgtgtaggAGAGTGATTGTGTTTTTGTAGAAATAACTATAGCAACCTGaaagaaaataccaaaaaaccacaacaaaatagaatagaatagaatagtaCAGAATAGCATAACCTATTCTGACAGTCTCTTCGTGAATTCATCcttattttcatatatgtgtatttagcGTTTCAAAAGCAAAGTATGAGCGATAATCAGACATCAGCACCAAAGGAATCCACATTAAATTGCGAGTGTCCACCACCACAGATAGCACCATCGGCAACATCAATTGCCGGTTGTCCAGCAAATGTTGTGACCATTCCCGTGCCCATTTTGCAAACGGAGGGCACCTTTGCATACGTCACCGTGAAGGGATCACTGCATGATTATACTTGCACCGTGTTTGGCCTAAATCAAGCGGAGGTTCAGGCTCTGTCCCAACGGCTATCGGTTAAGTCTTGCGTGAATGGTGTTTTGGTTGCTGTACCGCCCATGGTTATGCTGAATACCCTTGCCCAGCTTAGCTACAAAGTTGTTTGCAGTTGTGGCGAGGCCGAAATCTGTTGGACAATGCAGCGTGAGGTTTAGAGAATTATCAATATAAAAGCATAGCGAAGCCAATTCATCAATCACCAAACAATCAATTGATCATCTTTATCAAACAAGTTTCAAAATAGTTAGCTAAGAATAATTGGATTAA includes the following:
- the LOC117781852 gene encoding uncharacterized protein LOC117781852, whose protein sequence is MSDNQTSAPKESTLNCECPPPQIAPSATSIAGCPANVVTIPVPILQTEGTFAYVTVKGSLHDYTCTVFGLNQAEVQALSQRLSVKSCVNGVLVAVPPMVMLNTLAQLSYKVVCSCGEAEICWTMQREV